Proteins encoded in a region of the Vicia villosa cultivar HV-30 ecotype Madison, WI linkage group LG5, Vvil1.0, whole genome shotgun sequence genome:
- the LOC131601131 gene encoding uncharacterized protein LOC131601131 — protein sequence MALLLRLKTTKLKTHTLTNSPSFHHLFSTSNPGGDGGNNGNKPSSDSLADALRDLRNSLKQQPSSNTPSPLSSPSSQKSDIVSKIQSYRSATLPEDPSSQKKQISFQDIYSNFRNRSGDSEANAGSEASKPSTPGLEAIRGSLRQLKGTNTNTNPMPSPRWRPSPSSPLFSGTSTTPDSIFGKEIRERLVKVNDPSAASLKNFESVRLYSPNELGEKLKKLRPQVKGKEWFSIAELNERLKKVMEMDETEANSSSSDKGVYNILRNSVNHIKAKDAEKPKIASLQRIDFLSIVGGTPSYMTKPPKEHLVEKYFHPDNMSSAEKLKIELTKVRDEFKMSESDCGSARVQVATLTTKIKHLSSVLHKKDVHSRKGLIAMVQKRKKLLKYLRRTDWDSYCFVISKLGLRDNPEHTYKARTGKSGDVAN from the exons ATGGCGCTTCTTCTCCgcctcaaaacaacaaaactcaaaaCCCACACTCTCACCAACTCTCCTTCATTCCACCACCTCTTCTCCACCTCCAACCCCGGCGGCGACGGTGGCAACAACGGTAACAAACCTTCCTCCGACTCCCTCGCCGACGCTTTACGCGATCTCAGAAACTCCCTCAAACAACAACCATCCTCGAACACACCTTCCCCTCTCTCTTCCCCCAGTTCGCAAAAGAGCGATATCGTGAGCAAAATCCAGAGTTACCGAAGCGCGACTCTTCCCGAAGATCCATCTTCGCAGAAGAAGCAAATCTCGTTTCAGGATATTTACAGCAATTTCCGGAATCGTTCCGGTGATTCCGAAGCAAATGCTGGTTCCGAAGCCTCGAAACCCTCCACTCCcggtctcgaagctattcgtggAAGCTTACGGCAGCTCAAAGGCACGAATACAAATACGAATCCAATGCCGTCCCCGAGGTGGAGGCCTTCTCCGAGTTCCCCGTTGTTCAGCGGGACTAGTACTACGCCGGATTCGATTTTCGGGAAAGAGATAAGGGAACGACTAGTGAAGGTTAATGATCCTTCTGCAGCGAGTTTGAAGAATTTCGAGTCTGTTAGGTTATATAGTCCTAATGAGCTGGGTGAGAAATTGAAGAAATTGAGACCTCAAGTGAAGGGAAAGGAATGGTTTTCGATTGCTGAATTGAATGAGAGGTTGAAGAAAGTGATGGAGATGGATGAAACTGAAGCTAATTCAAGTTCCAGTGATAAAGGAGTTTATAACATTTTGAGAAACTCTGTGAACCATATTAAAGCTAAAGATGCTGAGAAACCAAAGATAGCTTCAC TGCAGAGAATTGATTTTTTGTCCATAGTGGGTGGGACTCCAAGCTACATGACAAAGCCTCCTAAAGAGCATCTTGTTGAAAAG TATTTTCATCCAGATAACATGTCCTCTGCCGAAAAGTTGAAAATTGAACTCACGAAGGTTAGAGATGAATTTAAGATGTCCGAGTCAGATTGTGGTTCTGCTCGTGTTCAAG TTGCTACACTCACAACCAAGATTAAGCATCTATCATCAGTTCTACACAAAAAG GATGTGCATTCTCGGAAAGGTCTGATAGCAATGGTTCAAAAGAGGAAAAAGTTGCTGAAATACCTCAGAAGAACCGATTGGGATTCCTATTGTTTTGTTATCTCTAAGCTAGGTCTACGTGATAATCCAGAACATACTTATAAAGCTCGAACCGGTAAATCGGGTGATGTAGCCAATTAA